A DNA window from Roseovarius sp. Pro17 contains the following coding sequences:
- a CDS encoding mannose-1-phosphate guanylyltransferase/mannose-6-phosphate isomerase yields MTDIIHPLLLCGGSGTRLWPLSRKSYPKQFAKLTGDESLFQASARRLSGEGFAPPTIITGSDFRFIVTEQLAAIEISPAATLIEPEGRNTAPAVLAGALILEAENPEAVMLVAPSDHVIPDAAAFRAAVRAAVPAAKDGQLVTFGIRPDRAETGYGWLAMSEAPEADFAPVPQPLKGFVEKPDAAKAQALLDGGAHLWNAGIFLLSVRAIIDAFAAHAPDMLKSVRAAVEGAENDLNFIRLAAAPWATLDDISIDYAVMEKADNLTVVPFGGDWSDLGGWDAVWRKSGPDDDGVVTWGPATALDCHDTLLRAEDSNQELVGIGLSDVIVVAMPDAVLVAHKDRAQEVKRAVAALKAKGAVQAETLPRDYRPWGWFESLAIGARFQVKRIHVHPGAALSLQSHHHRSEHWIVVEGTAKVTIDDKVSLISENQSVYIPLGAVHRMENPGKLPMVLIEVQTGSYLGEDDIIRYEDVYARGQGAKG; encoded by the coding sequence ATGACCGATATCATACATCCGCTGTTGCTGTGCGGCGGTTCCGGGACGCGGCTGTGGCCCCTGTCGCGCAAGAGCTATCCCAAGCAATTCGCCAAGCTGACCGGCGATGAGAGCCTGTTTCAGGCGTCAGCGCGGCGCCTTTCAGGCGAGGGGTTTGCGCCGCCGACGATCATCACCGGCAGCGATTTCCGCTTTATCGTGACCGAGCAGCTGGCAGCGATAGAAATCTCGCCCGCAGCGACGCTGATCGAGCCAGAAGGACGTAATACCGCGCCTGCGGTGCTGGCCGGGGCGCTGATATTGGAGGCGGAAAACCCCGAAGCGGTGATGCTGGTGGCGCCGTCCGATCATGTGATCCCCGACGCGGCGGCGTTTCGCGCTGCGGTGCGCGCAGCGGTGCCTGCTGCAAAGGATGGCCAGTTGGTGACATTTGGTATCCGACCCGACCGCGCCGAGACAGGCTATGGCTGGCTGGCGATGTCCGAAGCGCCTGAGGCTGATTTTGCGCCTGTGCCACAACCGCTGAAGGGCTTTGTCGAGAAGCCTGACGCGGCCAAGGCGCAGGCGTTGCTGGATGGGGGCGCGCATTTGTGGAATGCAGGCATTTTCCTGCTGTCCGTGCGTGCGATCATCGACGCCTTTGCCGCACATGCGCCTGACATGTTGAAAAGTGTACGCGCCGCTGTCGAGGGGGCCGAGAACGATCTAAACTTTATCCGCCTCGCGGCCGCGCCTTGGGCGACGCTGGACGATATTTCGATCGACTATGCCGTGATGGAGAAGGCGGACAATCTGACGGTTGTGCCCTTTGGCGGCGACTGGTCCGATCTGGGCGGCTGGGACGCTGTCTGGCGCAAGAGTGGGCCGGACGACGATGGCGTCGTCACTTGGGGGCCTGCGACGGCGCTGGACTGCCATGACACGCTGCTGCGCGCCGAGGATAGCAATCAGGAGCTGGTTGGGATCGGGCTGAGCGACGTGATCGTTGTTGCGATGCCCGACGCGGTGCTGGTGGCACACAAGGACCGGGCGCAGGAAGTGAAAAGGGCCGTTGCCGCGCTGAAAGCCAAGGGTGCTGTGCAGGCCGAGACGTTACCGCGTGACTATCGCCCCTGGGGCTGGTTCGAGAGCCTCGCAATCGGTGCGCGCTTTCAGGTCAAGCGCATCCATGTGCATCCCGGCGCGGCTCTGAGTCTGCAAAGCCACCACCACCGTTCTGAGCATTGGATCGTCGTCGAGGGCACTGCGAAGGTTACGATTGACGACAAGGTGAGCCTGATCAGCGAGAACCAGTCGGTCTATATCCCGCTGGGCGCGGTGCACCGAATGGAGAACCCCGGCAAGCTGCCAATGGTGCTGATCGAGGTGCAGACTGGTAGTTATCTGGGCGAGGACGACATCATCCGCTATGAGGATGTCTATGCGCGTGGCCAGGGCGCCAAAGGCTAG
- a CDS encoding DMT family transporter, whose product MEQRLTPFTLVMVALVGVLWGLNWPAVKFMLREVPPFTLRAAGFTGGAVVLFCIVRGLGHRLRPAPREALPIIAAGLFVIFGFNVTTALGQLLTEASRAAIIAYTMPAITAVLASIFLGERLTKRRIAAVLIGLAGLCVLASVDLAALVAAPLGPFLILMAALSWSIGNVLVQGRKWSLSPLALTFWFFVVSLILAWPLALWLEPDALAIWPGRATWMVFAFHVAGPMATCYFLWSVLLRRLPATVAAISILTAPTVGVISAIVLLGEPVSWQKIVALGLIVLSIAITLTGRAKRPTQPD is encoded by the coding sequence TTGGAGCAGCGACTGACGCCTTTCACGCTGGTCATGGTTGCGCTGGTGGGTGTCCTTTGGGGGCTGAACTGGCCTGCGGTTAAATTCATGCTGCGCGAGGTGCCGCCCTTTACGCTGCGGGCGGCGGGATTCACCGGCGGGGCGGTGGTGCTGTTCTGCATCGTGCGCGGTTTGGGTCACCGGCTGCGTCCCGCACCGAGGGAGGCGCTGCCGATCATTGCGGCGGGTCTGTTCGTGATCTTTGGCTTCAACGTCACGACCGCGCTTGGCCAATTGCTGACAGAAGCATCACGGGCCGCGATCATCGCCTATACGATGCCAGCCATCACAGCTGTGCTGGCGTCAATTTTCTTAGGCGAGCGGTTGACCAAGCGGCGGATCGCGGCAGTGCTGATCGGGCTGGCCGGGCTGTGCGTATTGGCGTCGGTTGATCTGGCGGCGCTGGTCGCAGCACCGCTGGGGCCGTTCCTGATATTGATGGCCGCGCTCTCGTGGTCCATCGGCAACGTGCTGGTGCAAGGGCGTAAATGGTCGCTATCGCCGCTGGCGCTGACATTTTGGTTCTTCGTGGTCTCGTTGATTCTGGCCTGGCCATTGGCGCTGTGGCTGGAGCCGGATGCCTTGGCCATATGGCCGGGACGGGCAACGTGGATGGTATTCGCCTTTCACGTCGCGGGACCGATGGCGACCTGTTATTTCCTGTGGAGCGTTCTGCTGCGTCGCCTGCCTGCGACGGTCGCTGCCATTTCCATCCTGACCGCGCCGACAGTCGGAGTGATTTCGGCCATTGTTCTGCTGGGCGAGCCGGTGAGTTGGCAAAAGATCGTCGCTCTGGGCTTGATCGTGTTGTCGATCGCGATCACCCTGACAGGGCGCGCCAAGCGTCCTACCCAGCCCGACTAG
- a CDS encoding NAD-dependent epimerase/dehydratase family protein: MRTIFVTGTAGFIGYHLARHLLAEGFRVVGFDGMTDYYDVALKRRRHQMLLQTPGFTAHEGLLEDMDLLSRCIQNAAPDVIVHLAGQAGVRYSLENPRSYISANIEGTFNLMECARELAPAHLLMASTSSVYGANTNMPFNELQKADMPLTLYAATKRANEHMAHSYAHLWKIPTTMFRFFTVYGPWGRPDLALYKFVRAALDGEAIDVYNHGRMARDFTYVDDLVHGIRLLIDTPPVQPDNPDDIAPNDSLSAAAPFRVVNIGNGERVELMDFIAAIEAKLGFEMKKNMMEMQKGDVPGTWADSSLLEDLTGYRPNTPVAEGIGKFIDWYRDYRQ, from the coding sequence ATGCGCACGATTTTCGTCACCGGCACTGCCGGCTTCATCGGCTATCACCTCGCCCGGCACCTTCTGGCCGAAGGCTTCCGCGTGGTCGGTTTCGACGGCATGACCGATTACTACGATGTTGCGCTGAAACGTCGCCGCCATCAGATGCTGCTGCAAACCCCCGGCTTTACCGCTCATGAGGGTCTGCTTGAGGATATGGACCTGCTGTCCCGGTGCATTCAGAACGCTGCGCCTGACGTCATCGTCCACCTCGCCGGACAGGCGGGCGTGCGCTACAGCCTTGAAAATCCGCGTAGCTATATTTCCGCCAATATTGAGGGCACGTTCAACCTGATGGAATGCGCCCGCGAACTAGCGCCCGCGCATCTGCTGATGGCCTCAACCTCATCCGTCTATGGCGCGAACACCAACATGCCATTCAATGAACTGCAAAAGGCCGACATGCCGCTCACACTCTATGCCGCGACCAAGCGCGCGAACGAGCATATGGCACATTCCTACGCCCACCTGTGGAAAATCCCGACAACGATGTTCCGCTTTTTCACCGTCTACGGACCGTGGGGCCGCCCCGATCTGGCGCTCTATAAATTCGTGCGCGCCGCGCTGGATGGCGAGGCAATCGACGTATATAATCATGGCCGCATGGCCCGCGATTTCACCTATGTCGATGATCTGGTCCACGGCATTAGACTGCTGATCGACACGCCCCCCGTCCAGCCCGACAACCCCGATGATATCGCCCCGAACGACAGCCTTAGCGCAGCCGCGCCGTTCCGCGTGGTCAATATCGGCAATGGCGAGCGGGTCGAACTGATGGATTTCATCGCCGCGATCGAGGCCAAGCTGGGCTTTGAGATGAAGAAGAACATGATGGAGATGCAAAAGGGCGACGTGCCCGGCACTTGGGCCGATTCGTCCCTGCTTGAGGATTTGACAGGCTATCGGCCAAATACACCGGTCGCCGAAGGGATCGGGAAATTTATCGACTGGTATCGCGACTACCGCCAATAG
- the mnmH gene encoding tRNA 2-selenouridine(34) synthase MnmH, whose product MKLTLTDIAQLAELPIDMLIDARSPAEFAEDHLPGAVNLPSLDDDERARVGTIYVQDDRFKARRIGAALVARNVAAHLEGPLAEHDGSWRPMIYCWRGGQRSGSFASILDQIGWRVSLLDGGYRAYRRLVVQMLYEQPLALRPVLLDGNTGTAKTRLLELLSDTGVQVIDLEGLANHRGSALGARPGGQPPQKLFEGRLAQCIAALDPARPVVIEAESHKVGTRIVPPSLWAVMKMAPVVRVTASVEARAEYLAHAYGDMTDKPDDLRTSLDLLRPLRGHEIVNHWQEMVGTGDFAALAEELIRLHYDPGYQRARDRQDMATPKTVPLPALDDATLRAALPDLIEAIDASAGTNEG is encoded by the coding sequence ATGAAACTGACCCTCACAGATATCGCCCAACTGGCGGAACTGCCCATCGACATGCTGATCGACGCACGCTCGCCCGCCGAGTTCGCCGAGGATCATCTGCCGGGTGCGGTCAACCTGCCCAGCCTAGACGACGATGAGCGTGCGCGCGTCGGCACGATCTATGTGCAGGATGACCGATTCAAGGCGCGGCGCATCGGCGCGGCATTGGTCGCGCGCAATGTCGCGGCGCATCTCGAGGGGCCACTGGCTGAGCACGACGGCAGCTGGCGACCTATGATCTATTGCTGGCGGGGCGGTCAGCGATCGGGATCATTTGCCTCAATTCTGGATCAGATCGGATGGCGCGTCAGTCTGCTGGACGGAGGGTATCGCGCCTATCGGCGACTGGTGGTGCAGATGCTGTACGAACAACCTTTGGCGCTGCGCCCCGTGCTGCTGGACGGCAATACCGGCACGGCCAAGACACGCCTGCTAGAACTGCTGAGCGACACGGGCGTGCAGGTGATCGACCTTGAAGGGTTGGCCAATCATCGCGGCTCGGCCCTTGGGGCGCGGCCGGGTGGTCAGCCCCCTCAGAAGCTATTCGAGGGACGGCTGGCGCAGTGTATTGCGGCGCTGGATCCCGCCCGCCCGGTGGTGATCGAAGCCGAGTCGCATAAGGTGGGCACGCGCATCGTGCCGCCCAGTCTATGGGCAGTGATGAAAATGGCGCCGGTCGTGAGGGTTACGGCCTCCGTCGAAGCGCGAGCGGAATATCTGGCCCATGCTTACGGCGACATGACCGACAAGCCTGATGATCTGCGCACCAGTCTCGATCTGCTCAGGCCGCTGCGCGGGCATGAGATTGTCAATCACTGGCAAGAGATGGTCGGGACAGGCGATTTTGCAGCCTTGGCCGAGGAATTGATCCGCCTTCATTATGACCCAGGTTACCAGCGCGCCCGGGATCGTCAGGATATGGCAACGCCCAAGACAGTCCCATTGCCTGCGCTGGACGATGCCACGCTGCGCGCTGCACTGCCAGATCTGATCGAGGCAATAGACGCATCGGCAGGCACTAACGAAGGGTAA
- a CDS encoding M81 family metallopeptidase, translated as MRIVAARFNHETNTFSPVQTPLEDFGPLHGAAALEFGTGSATAFGAFIEYAQAQGAELVTPLCATANPSGPAEADVFEALAAPIVEAVQDGCDAILLDLHGAMVARGIDDCEGELLARLRTAAPGVPMGVALDLHGNITTRMVENCDCIAGFKTYPHIDMYETGRHVVRMMDAMLQGGPAPVMALSHPPILAQTLKMNTEEPGIMTDLVAAAREAELREGVHAVTVFGGFPLSDIADVGVSVVAVANNAALARGVADELARAAWSGREGFVYNEAPLAETLASAVRASEEPGDGPVLLLDHGDNCMSGGTCDTIGVLEAALDAGLTGIIAGPICDPEVVAQMRAAGTGAEITIALGNKVPLEGFPAKAPLALSGVVGFVGEGRYVVSGPIYTGQTCDMGRAAVLEMGAATVLITERPHEPWDLGVFACAGIDPIAARFLILKSRMYCRPVFGPLSRIVLECASAGITSSNLDLFAFEKIARPIFPIDRGMDWTPGE; from the coding sequence ATGCGTATCGTCGCCGCCCGTTTCAATCATGAGACAAACACGTTTTCGCCCGTGCAGACACCGCTGGAGGATTTTGGCCCGCTACATGGCGCGGCGGCGCTGGAATTCGGCACTGGGTCGGCAACCGCCTTTGGGGCGTTCATTGAATATGCTCAGGCTCAGGGTGCGGAGTTGGTGACACCGCTGTGCGCGACGGCCAACCCCAGCGGACCGGCAGAAGCAGACGTGTTCGAGGCGCTGGCCGCGCCGATAGTGGAGGCGGTGCAGGATGGCTGCGATGCGATCCTGCTTGACCTGCACGGCGCGATGGTGGCGCGCGGTATCGACGACTGCGAGGGCGAGTTGCTGGCGCGTTTGCGGACCGCAGCACCGGGTGTGCCGATGGGCGTGGCGCTGGACCTGCATGGCAATATCACCACGCGGATGGTCGAAAATTGTGACTGCATTGCCGGGTTCAAGACCTATCCGCATATCGACATGTACGAGACGGGTCGCCACGTGGTGCGCATGATGGATGCCATGTTGCAGGGCGGTCCAGCGCCGGTCATGGCGCTGTCGCATCCGCCGATCCTGGCACAAACATTGAAGATGAACACCGAAGAGCCGGGGATCATGACCGACCTCGTGGCGGCTGCGCGCGAGGCGGAATTGCGCGAAGGCGTTCATGCGGTGACGGTCTTTGGCGGGTTTCCACTATCTGACATTGCCGATGTTGGCGTATCGGTCGTCGCTGTCGCGAACAACGCTGCACTGGCGCGCGGAGTGGCCGATGAACTGGCCCGCGCGGCATGGTCGGGGCGGGAAGGGTTTGTCTATAATGAGGCGCCCTTGGCCGAGACGCTGGCCAGCGCCGTGCGCGCCTCCGAAGAGCCGGGGGATGGCCCGGTTTTGTTACTGGATCATGGTGATAACTGTATGTCGGGCGGCACCTGCGACACAATCGGTGTGTTGGAGGCGGCGCTGGACGCCGGATTGACTGGCATTATCGCCGGGCCGATTTGCGATCCCGAGGTCGTTGCGCAGATGAGAGCGGCTGGAACCGGGGCCGAGATAACGATCGCGCTGGGAAACAAGGTGCCTCTGGAGGGGTTTCCTGCGAAGGCTCCATTGGCTCTAAGTGGCGTTGTGGGCTTTGTTGGGGAAGGTCGTTATGTTGTTAGCGGGCCGATCTATACAGGGCAGACCTGCGACATGGGGCGCGCTGCGGTACTGGAGATGGGTGCGGCAACTGTTCTGATCACCGAGCGCCCGCATGAACCTTGGGATTTGGGTGTGTTCGCGTGCGCAGGCATCGACCCCATCGCGGCGCGGTTTTTGATCCTCAAGTCGCGGATGTATTGCCGCCCTGTCTTTGGCCCGCTATCGCGGATCGTACTGGAATGTGCGAGCGCAGGGATCACCAGTTCGAATCTGGATCTGTTCGCGTTTGAGAAGATCGCGCGGCCGATCTTTCCCATTGATCGCGGTATGGACTGGACGCCCGGTGAGTAG
- a CDS encoding acetyl-CoA hydrolase/transferase C-terminal domain-containing protein yields the protein MAKPEVFQDDSEMAQAIFAQMDGVVRLALPLGLGKPVSIVNALVRAAETDPTLHLSIFTALTLSRPRPKTDMERRFLEPAMDRLFGAYPPLRYAELIRDGAMPDNISVSEFFFQAGDWLGNDYAQRHYIAANYTHARDVLIAQRPNVVAQLFASDGERLSMSCNTDISADLFTKRAEGEMEFIAVAEISDELPFMGGAAALEMSEIGMILEPIAPYSLFSAVRRPVANAQHAIGLHVARLVPDGGTLQIGIGAIGDAVANALLLRDRRALDDLWKAAPFPLVGAETGSFDAGLYAVTEMLVGGIVALFEAGILRREVDGATIHAGFFIEARDMYARLRAMPSAQRAKIAMMPVSYTNALYGDEAVKRAARVNARFVNGAMQASLLGDLMSDSAKMGQVVSGVGGQFDFFEQAFALEAARAIATLPATRTSGGRVTSNIVWQTQVVTIPRHMRDIVVTEYGTADLRGQTDEEVIKRMIAIADSRFQDKVTQEAQKAGKLDSAWRVPDAHRQNTPEQVKRWLAPWRDNDLPDFPLGSDFDPVERRLLPALLRLKEAAMNKVQMAQLIVASVTAPPATSEGEAMQRMGFKSQAGLFEPLAARALRGALRFRD from the coding sequence TTGGCTAAGCCAGAGGTTTTTCAGGACGACAGTGAAATGGCGCAGGCCATTTTCGCGCAAATGGATGGTGTTGTGCGCCTCGCCCTGCCCTTGGGGCTCGGCAAGCCCGTCAGCATCGTCAACGCGCTGGTGCGCGCGGCCGAGACCGATCCAACGCTGCATCTGTCGATCTTTACCGCGCTAACGCTTAGCCGCCCGCGTCCCAAGACGGATATGGAGCGGCGATTCCTGGAGCCGGCTATGGATCGCCTGTTTGGCGCATACCCACCGCTGCGCTATGCCGAGTTGATCCGCGACGGAGCTATGCCCGATAATATCAGCGTGTCAGAGTTCTTTTTTCAGGCTGGTGATTGGTTGGGTAACGACTACGCGCAGCGTCACTATATCGCCGCGAACTATACACATGCGCGCGATGTTCTGATAGCGCAGCGGCCCAATGTCGTCGCTCAGCTTTTCGCATCCGATGGTGAGCGGCTGAGCATGTCATGCAACACCGATATTTCCGCCGATCTGTTCACCAAACGGGCGGAGGGGGAGATGGAGTTTATCGCTGTCGCCGAGATCAGTGATGAATTGCCCTTCATGGGCGGTGCGGCGGCGCTGGAGATGTCTGAAATTGGCATGATATTAGAGCCTATCGCGCCTTATAGTCTCTTTTCTGCAGTGCGGCGCCCGGTCGCGAACGCGCAGCATGCCATCGGGCTGCATGTCGCGCGGTTGGTGCCTGATGGTGGAACGCTACAGATCGGAATCGGTGCGATTGGCGATGCCGTCGCCAATGCGCTGCTGTTGCGCGATCGTCGCGCGCTGGACGACCTCTGGAAAGCGGCGCCGTTCCCGCTGGTGGGCGCGGAAACCGGCTCTTTTGATGCCGGACTGTACGCCGTAACTGAGATGCTGGTTGGCGGGATCGTTGCCCTTTTTGAGGCGGGAATACTGCGCCGCGAGGTGGACGGCGCGACGATACACGCCGGGTTCTTTATCGAAGCGCGCGATATGTATGCCCGCCTGCGCGCCATGCCGTCTGCGCAGCGGGCCAAAATCGCGATGATGCCGGTCAGCTATACCAACGCGCTGTACGGCGACGAGGCCGTCAAGCGGGCAGCGCGCGTCAATGCCCGGTTTGTCAACGGCGCGATGCAGGCCAGCCTTCTGGGTGATCTCATGTCGGATTCGGCCAAAATGGGGCAGGTGGTCAGTGGTGTCGGCGGTCAGTTCGACTTTTTCGAGCAAGCCTTTGCGCTGGAGGCCGCGCGAGCCATTGCCACGCTGCCTGCGACGCGCACCAGTGGCGGGCGCGTGACATCAAACATCGTGTGGCAGACCCAAGTCGTCACTATTCCGCGCCACATGCGCGATATAGTGGTCACTGAATACGGCACCGCAGATCTGCGCGGGCAGACCGATGAAGAGGTGATCAAACGTATGATTGCCATCGCCGACAGCCGGTTTCAGGACAAGGTCACGCAAGAAGCGCAGAAGGCTGGCAAGCTGGACAGCGCGTGGCGCGTGCCGGACGCGCATCGCCAGAATACGCCTGAACAGGTCAAGCGTTGGCTGGCACCATGGCGGGACAACGATCTACCGGATTTTCCGCTGGGCAGCGATTTCGACCCTGTCGAGCGCAGGTTGCTGCCCGCGCTCTTGCGTTTGAAGGAGGCGGCAATGAATAAGGTGCAGATGGCGCAGTTGATCGTTGCGTCTGTCACGGCCCCGCCCGCTACCAGCGAAGGTGAGGCGATGCAGCGTATGGGTTTCAAAAGCCAGGCCGGCCTGTTCGAACCGCTGGCGGCACGGGCGCTGCGCGGAGCGCTTAGATTTCGGGACTGA
- the selD gene encoding selenide, water dikinase SelD, with amino-acid sequence MNSNFPLTRDLVLIGGGHAHALVLRKWGMNPLPGARLTLIDPNPKAPYTGMLPGHIAGHYPRATLDIDLGRLARFAEARLIVGSAVGVDRAARRVQVEGRPDIAYDVLSIDVGITSAPAKIPGFDSHGIAAKPLGPFADRWQNFVEAVQAGSASPDCVILGGGVAGVELALAMQYRLSHVTAAPRVHVIDTKRALTGVAPATARILRARMRKAGISLSEDAEIIKVAFDSVEIANGIAIPSSLTVAAAGARPWPWLADTGLDLTEGFITVGPDLRSRNDPAIFAAGDCAHFAHAPRPKAGVYAVRAAPILHDNLRAALTDQTQTRRFKPQKRYLKLVSLGVRAAVADRGALGLSLPGLWHWKDRIDQRFMQKFHDFPTMPTPPLPREMATGVAQELAHHPMICGGCGAKVGPGALHAALDNARAAHSKGQRADVLIRPGDDAGALSIGGQVQVISTDHLRAFTADPWLMARITALHALGDIWAMGAAPQAVLINIVLPRMSDPLQARTLAEIMSGTQDVMTDAGAEIIGGHTTQGAELTIGCTVTGLMEPGRVPIGIGGARPGDRLIMTGALGTGVILAADMAGKADGDVVRGALDHMATNPKRAAQSLISAHAMTDVTGFGLAGHLLAICRASGCGATLDMSALPLLEGAQLLLEAGHSSSLHSANKAYSGPHIHGLGNDAQSEILFDPQTAGGFLAALAPKDAESALAHLSEIGIPATEIGTIDDAPSRITLR; translated from the coding sequence ATGAACAGTAATTTTCCCCTCACTCGTGACCTTGTGCTGATCGGCGGCGGCCACGCCCATGCGCTGGTGCTGCGCAAATGGGGTATGAACCCCTTGCCTGGCGCGCGCCTGACGCTGATCGACCCGAACCCCAAGGCGCCCTATACCGGCATGCTGCCCGGCCATATCGCCGGGCATTATCCGCGCGCTACGCTCGATATCGATCTCGGCCGCCTCGCGCGTTTCGCCGAGGCACGTCTGATTGTCGGCAGCGCGGTCGGGGTTGACCGCGCCGCTCGCCGTGTGCAGGTCGAGGGACGGCCAGACATCGCGTATGATGTGCTGTCCATTGATGTCGGCATTACGTCCGCACCCGCCAAAATCCCAGGATTCGACAGCCACGGCATCGCCGCCAAGCCGCTGGGCCCTTTCGCGGACCGCTGGCAGAATTTCGTCGAGGCCGTGCAAGCCGGCTCCGCATCGCCCGATTGCGTCATTCTGGGTGGCGGAGTGGCCGGGGTCGAACTGGCGCTCGCCATGCAATACCGTTTGTCCCATGTCACTGCAGCACCCCGCGTGCATGTTATCGACACCAAACGCGCCCTCACCGGCGTCGCGCCCGCAACCGCCCGCATCCTGCGCGCGCGGATGAGAAAAGCCGGGATCAGTCTCAGCGAAGACGCAGAAATCATTAAAGTAGCCTTTGATAGTGTCGAAATCGCGAATGGCATCGCCATTCCCTCTAGTCTCACCGTCGCAGCCGCCGGCGCGCGCCCATGGCCGTGGCTCGCGGACACGGGGCTGGACCTGACGGAAGGTTTTATCACCGTCGGTCCCGACCTGCGCAGCAGGAACGATCCGGCCATATTTGCTGCAGGTGATTGCGCCCATTTCGCACATGCCCCGCGCCCCAAGGCTGGCGTCTACGCCGTTCGCGCCGCTCCGATCCTGCACGACAATCTGCGCGCTGCTCTCACAGATCAGACCCAAACCCGCCGATTCAAGCCGCAAAAGCGCTATCTTAAGCTGGTCTCACTGGGTGTCAGAGCTGCCGTTGCGGATCGCGGCGCGCTAGGCCTTTCCCTGCCGGGCCTCTGGCACTGGAAGGACCGGATTGACCAGCGCTTCATGCAGAAGTTTCACGACTTCCCCACAATGCCCACCCCGCCGCTCCCGCGCGAAATGGCGACAGGCGTGGCGCAGGAACTGGCCCACCATCCCATGATCTGCGGCGGCTGCGGTGCCAAGGTCGGTCCCGGCGCGCTACACGCCGCACTTGATAACGCGCGCGCGGCTCATTCCAAGGGCCAGCGCGCCGATGTCCTCATCCGCCCCGGCGACGACGCAGGCGCGTTATCCATTGGCGGGCAGGTGCAGGTCATCAGCACCGATCATCTGCGCGCCTTCACCGCTGATCCGTGGCTCATGGCGCGCATTACGGCCCTTCACGCGCTGGGCGATATCTGGGCCATGGGTGCCGCGCCCCAGGCTGTGCTGATCAATATTGTCCTGCCCCGGATGAGCGACCCTCTACAGGCCCGAACACTGGCCGAAATCATGTCGGGCACCCAAGACGTCATGACCGACGCAGGCGCCGAAATCATCGGCGGCCACACCACCCAAGGGGCCGAGCTGACCATTGGGTGCACAGTGACCGGCCTTATGGAGCCGGGCCGCGTGCCCATTGGCATCGGTGGCGCGCGGCCCGGCGATCGCCTGATAATGACCGGCGCACTTGGCACCGGCGTGATCCTCGCCGCTGATATGGCTGGAAAGGCGGACGGCGACGTGGTGCGCGGCGCGCTGGATCATATGGCCACAAACCCCAAACGAGCTGCACAGAGCCTGATATCTGCCCATGCGATGACTGACGTGACTGGCTTTGGCCTGGCCGGGCACCTCCTTGCTATCTGCCGGGCCAGCGGCTGTGGGGCGACGCTAGACATGTCGGCCCTACCGCTGCTGGAGGGCGCGCAATTGCTGCTGGAAGCGGGACACAGCTCATCTTTGCATAGCGCCAATAAGGCCTATTCAGGACCTCATATACACGGCCTCGGCAATGACGCGCAGAGCGAGATTCTTTTCGACCCCCAGACAGCCGGCGGCTTTCTCGCCGCTCTCGCGCCCAAAGATGCAGAAAGCGCCCTCGCGCATCTGTCCGAAATCGGCATCCCCGCTACCGAGATTGGCACGATAGACGATGCTCCGTCGCGTATTACCCTTCGTTAG